The following proteins come from a genomic window of Nitrospira sp.:
- a CDS encoding Glucosamine-6-phosphate deaminase, whose protein sequence is MLVIIKDSYAAISQAAARMLARTVRNKPHATLGLATGSTPLGMYQELIRLHREEGLDFSRIVTFNLDEYVGLSPDHPQSYHAAMKDQFFDHVNINPRNVHIPDGTVQTDVERHCASYEEEIRKAGGIDVQILGIGTAGHIGFNEASSSLNSRTRLVTLAEQTLEDNRRFFSPGEPIPQCAITMGLGTILEAKEIILLASGTNKAQAVAAAVEGPLTASVTASVLQLHPAVTVLVDRDGAEQLVNKAYYARAVAMAVRCTPDKFG, encoded by the coding sequence ATGCTGGTCATCATCAAAGACTCCTATGCCGCGATCAGTCAAGCCGCCGCCCGCATGCTTGCCCGAACTGTGCGGAACAAGCCGCATGCGACACTCGGGTTGGCGACGGGCAGCACGCCGCTGGGAATGTATCAAGAGCTGATCCGGCTCCATCGTGAAGAGGGATTGGATTTCTCACGGATAGTCACGTTCAATCTGGATGAATACGTGGGCCTTTCACCCGATCATCCGCAAAGCTATCACGCAGCCATGAAGGATCAGTTCTTTGATCACGTCAATATCAATCCCCGCAACGTTCACATTCCGGACGGGACCGTCCAAACCGACGTCGAACGGCATTGTGCTTCCTATGAAGAGGAGATTCGCAAAGCGGGCGGCATCGATGTGCAGATCCTCGGTATCGGAACGGCGGGCCACATCGGCTTCAATGAGGCTTCCTCGAGCCTCAACTCGCGGACTCGTCTCGTGACGTTGGCGGAGCAGACATTGGAGGATAATCGCCGGTTCTTCTCGCCTGGTGAGCCGATTCCGCAATGTGCGATTACCATGGGATTAGGAACGATCCTCGAAGCGAAGGAGATCATACTGCTCGCGTCGGGGACGAACAAAGCTCAGGCAGTGGCCGCGGCCGTTGAAGGACCGCTGACCGCTTCCGTCACCGCTTCCGTCCTGCAATTGCATCCAGCCGTGACGGTGCTGGTTGATCGGGATGGAGCGGAGCAATTGGTCAATAAAGCCTATTATGCTCGTGCGGTCGCGATGGCAGTCCGATGCACTCCGGACAAGTTCGGCTGA
- a CDS encoding Oxidoreductase, short-chain dehydrogenase/reductase family, whose product MSSNHDAGRSGLTGSIRAMFQSVVKLDAVVSAAGQAKFASLDELTDADYQFSFSNKLMGQVNLMRIGRQFIAGGGSFTFASGVLSHEPMKGSVSISMVNAGLEGFVRAAALELPRGVRVNVVSPPWVTETLIRECSWADKFSQSAYGRIEMHSPYLPDCLSYDACCPSILPVSRRHC is encoded by the coding sequence ATGAGTTCAAACCATGATGCAGGTCGATCTGGCCTCACCGGATCGATCCGAGCGATGTTTCAGTCGGTGGTGAAACTCGACGCCGTAGTTAGTGCGGCAGGACAGGCAAAGTTTGCGAGTCTCGATGAGTTGACTGATGCAGACTACCAGTTTAGCTTCTCAAATAAACTGATGGGGCAGGTGAATCTGATGCGGATCGGCCGACAATTCATCGCCGGTGGCGGCTCCTTTACGTTCGCGAGCGGTGTGCTCAGTCATGAGCCGATGAAGGGAAGCGTCTCAATCAGCATGGTAAATGCTGGGCTTGAAGGCTTTGTCCGTGCTGCCGCTTTGGAGTTGCCGCGTGGGGTCAGAGTCAATGTGGTGAGTCCTCCTTGGGTGACTGAAACACTGATCCGCGAATGTTCGTGGGCAGATAAATTCTCTCAATCAGCTTACGGAAGGATTGAAATGCACTCGCCATACCTGCCAGACTGCTTAAGCTATGATGCCTGCTGTCCCTCCATTTTACCAGTGAGCAGGCGACACTGTTAA
- a CDS encoding Transposase yields the protein MRSKAVVLSETDRATLGRMSRMGKAAQRDVLRARIILLTAAGGSDLAVAEQLRINRHTVRLWRQRFAEKGLEGLTDTPGRGRKPILTHGVTESILTGAVQPPPNRTRWSCRSMAKAHKVSKSTVQRLWSKNDIKPHVTRTFKISTDPRFEEKFWDVIGLYLDPPDKALVLCCDEKSQCQAIERTQPGLPLGVGHIKTATHDYIRHGTVTLFAALNYLEGKIVSMLAEKHRHQEWLKFLKRIDRETPAGLELHLIADNYATHKHADVQKWLAKHKRFHMHFTPTSASWMNLVERFFRDLTVDVVREGSFKHVKELGDQILAYLAERNAQPTRYVWKAKGEEILRKIHRARQVLTV from the coding sequence ATGAGATCCAAGGCTGTGGTGTTGAGCGAGACGGACCGGGCCACGCTGGGGCGAATGAGTCGGATGGGAAAGGCCGCGCAACGGGATGTCCTGCGGGCGCGGATCATCCTCCTGACAGCCGCGGGCGGGTCGGATCTGGCGGTGGCTGAGCAGTTGCGGATCAACAGACACACGGTGCGGTTGTGGCGGCAACGGTTCGCCGAGAAGGGACTGGAGGGGTTAACCGATACACCGGGCCGTGGCCGTAAGCCAATTCTCACCCACGGCGTGACCGAGTCGATTCTGACAGGGGCCGTGCAACCGCCACCAAATCGCACGCGATGGAGTTGTCGGTCGATGGCCAAGGCCCACAAGGTCTCCAAGAGCACGGTCCAACGCCTCTGGTCAAAGAACGACATCAAGCCGCACGTGACGAGAACATTCAAGATCTCCACCGATCCGCGATTCGAAGAAAAGTTCTGGGATGTGATCGGCTTGTACTTGGATCCTCCTGACAAGGCGCTGGTGCTCTGCTGCGACGAGAAAAGTCAGTGCCAGGCGATCGAGCGCACCCAGCCTGGCTTACCACTGGGAGTGGGGCACATCAAGACAGCCACCCATGACTATATCCGGCACGGCACGGTGACTCTGTTTGCCGCGCTCAATTATCTGGAAGGCAAGATCGTGTCGATGCTCGCAGAGAAACACCGCCATCAGGAATGGCTGAAGTTTCTCAAACGGATCGATCGCGAAACGCCCGCGGGGTTAGAGCTGCATCTGATTGCCGACAACTACGCTACGCACAAGCATGCGGACGTCCAAAAGTGGTTGGCCAAGCACAAGAGGTTTCATATGCACTTCACGCCGACATCGGCGTCGTGGATGAACCTGGTCGAACGCTTTTTCCGAGACCTCACCGTCGACGTCGTGCGAGAGGGGAGCTTTAAGCACGTCAAGGAACTCGGCGACCAGATTCTGGCGTACCTAGCCGAACGAAATGCACAACCAACGCGCTACGTCTGGAAAGCCAAGGGGGAAGAGATCCTCCGCAAGATTCACCGAGCCAGGCAGGTGCTGACTGTATAG
- a CDS encoding Glycosyltransferase: MRIAQIAHVSESVPPKQYGGSERIVSYLTEELVRLGHAVTLFASGDSVTSAELRSVWPQTMRNADVCIREAVVELLMERAFGSSGEFDVIHSHLDFLAFPLIRRSRTPTVTTVHGKLNLPELQAIYGYYPEVPLVSISYAQRHPCPQANWISNVYHGLPTQLYRLHHAPGQYLAFLGRISPEKGPEAAIHIAKQVGFPIRIAAKIDPVDRDYFHSTIEPLLDPPHVEFLGEVTDEEKDEFLGKAAARICPYWPESFGLVLIEALACGTPVITYAHGSFPEIITHGVTGFLCRTQSDMIEAIRQLHRIDRRQCRRVFDERFTADRMVQDYLKAYRHVILEHDHDNRRVPEITKRSAA, translated from the coding sequence ATGCGTATCGCGCAGATCGCTCATGTGTCGGAAAGCGTCCCTCCGAAGCAATACGGCGGAAGCGAGCGAATCGTGTCCTATCTGACCGAAGAATTAGTGCGCTTAGGACATGCGGTCACGCTCTTCGCCAGCGGGGATTCGGTCACCAGCGCGGAATTGCGTTCCGTCTGGCCGCAGACCATGCGAAATGCCGACGTGTGTATCAGAGAAGCCGTCGTCGAATTATTGATGGAGCGCGCATTCGGCTCATCGGGCGAGTTCGATGTCATCCATTCTCATTTGGATTTCTTGGCGTTTCCCCTTATCCGCCGCAGCCGCACACCGACCGTCACGACGGTCCACGGGAAACTCAACTTGCCGGAATTGCAAGCAATCTATGGATATTATCCCGAGGTGCCGCTCGTGTCGATTTCCTATGCTCAACGCCATCCGTGTCCGCAGGCGAACTGGATCTCCAACGTCTATCACGGCCTCCCCACACAGCTGTATCGACTCCATCACGCGCCCGGACAATATCTTGCGTTTCTCGGCCGGATCTCTCCTGAAAAAGGGCCGGAAGCAGCCATCCACATCGCCAAACAGGTGGGATTCCCCATACGGATCGCCGCAAAAATCGATCCGGTCGATCGGGATTACTTCCATAGCACTATCGAGCCGCTGCTTGACCCTCCGCACGTGGAATTTTTGGGCGAAGTGACGGACGAAGAAAAGGATGAATTCCTGGGCAAGGCCGCCGCGCGCATCTGCCCCTATTGGCCTGAATCCTTCGGGCTGGTTCTCATTGAAGCGTTGGCTTGCGGGACTCCTGTGATCACCTATGCCCATGGCTCTTTTCCGGAGATTATCACGCACGGTGTCACCGGATTTCTCTGCCGGACGCAAAGCGACATGATTGAAGCCATCAGGCAGCTCCATCGGATCGATCGGAGACAATGCCGTCGCGTATTTGATGAACGATTCACAGCGGACCGCATGGTGCAAGACTATCTCAAGGCATACCGGCACGTCATTCTTGAACACGATCATGATAATAGACGGGTGCCGGAAATCACGAAGCGGTCGGCCGCGTGA